A genomic region of Lodderomyces elongisporus chromosome 5, complete sequence contains the following coding sequences:
- the RAT1 gene encoding 5'-3' exoribonuclease 2, whose protein sequence is MGVPALFRWLSRKYPKIISPVVEEDQNEIGGAKYEDPNPNGEIDNLYLDMNGIVHPCSHPEHKKAPETEDEMFLDIFTYTDRVLMMARPRKVLMIAVDGVAPRAKMNQQRARRFRSAQDAKIKDEAIAKEIADKEFRGELIDNAVKVKKSWDSNAITPGTPFMDRLAEALRYWVAYKLANDPGWANLQVIISDATVPGEGEHKLMSFIRSQRSDPQYDPNTKHCIYGLDADLIFLGLATHEPHFRVLREDVFANQEKRMTISDHVAMNKDQADSIEERDRKKPFLWLHVNVLREYLAVELHNPNMSFPFDLERAIDDWVFICFFAGNDFLPHLPSLDVRDNGIDTLVNCWKRCVPRLRDYVTSDGKLNLDSVEVLMADLAIKEDEIFRNRFRIEQRKEEGRKRRKLAEEQDKALKSVYLSQVSKGKEKAPMEANVNMPLMDTSGNVVDGFAPLSNKDIVHNRDAITLAGMANQDAAAALKKLIDSKKKSMIEQERSSGVAGASGASGDSPSESSEAVATPSAANTDSEDTINGKETKKRSYQQDESIEDEDRLRLHEPGYQKRYYEVKFHCTSDEEIEETRRNVVRSYIEGISWVALYYYQGCPSWNWFYPYHYAPFAADMTNLRDLFPEGVKFELGKPFRPYEQLMSVLPAASKHALPDAFHGLMTDPKSEVIDFYPEDFEIDMNGKKMSWQGIPLLPFIEEERLLKAVQAKYSELSEYELSRNVNKEAELFISNQNKNYALFKEEFYDKQNTEVSFKFARSGLSGVVIKFSGFQPNGFLRFPLDQGEMPDVDKREYLQAEYHFPAKRKGKSMLLNGFIAPTPALTVNDVNEILYKLNSQDSRGMGGNYRNDFKAVSDYVNRGPAGKEVYKSYGMRIGGYRSYLHAIKNGQPNIQENRPHAQGYSNQGYSNTGGYGNQRYSQQQQHQHNYSQPYGQNQRQGGYNNSNYNNNYNSGYNNHNNYSNHNHNNYNSGYYNSYNNGYNNNYNNGYNNNGNNNDYNSGYNNNHHNSYSNNNHSSRGGANSRASFLPPKPRSNNGRNGYRF, encoded by the coding sequence ATGGGAGTTCCCGCATTATTCAGATGGTTATCTAGGAAATACCCAAAGATTATATCTCCAGTGGTTGAAGAAGACCAAAACGAAATTGGAGGTGCCAAATATGAAGACCCCAATCCAAATGGAGAGATTGATAACCTCTACTTGGACATGAACGGTATCGTACACCCTTGCTCGCACCCAGAGCACAAGAAAGCGCCCGAGACAGAAGATGAGATGTTTTTGGATATCTTTACATATACTGATCGAGTGCTCATGATGGCACGACCTAGAAAAGTATTGATGATTGCGGTTGATGGAGTGGCACCACGAGCCAAGATGAATCAGCAAAGAGCAAGAAGGTTCCGTTCGGCACAGGATGCCAAGATTAAAGATGAGGCGATTGCTAAAGAAATAGCCGATAAAGAGTTTCGTGGTGAGTTGATTGACAATGcagtaaaagtaaagaaactGTGGGATTCGAATGCCATCACACCAGGTACACCATTCATGGATAGATTGGCTGAGGCGTTGCGATATTGGGTGGCATATAAGCTTGCAAACGATCCAGGATGGGCCAATTTGCAAGTGATCATTAGTGATGCCACTGTTCCCGGTGAAGGTGAGCACAAGTTGATGAGTTTTATTCGATCACAAAGATCTGATCCTCAATATGACCCAAACACAAAGCATTGCATATATGGTTTGGATGCCGACCTTATCTTTTTGGGTTTAGCTACGCATGAGCCACATTTCCGAGTGCTCAGGGAAGACGTTTTTGCCAATCaggaaaagagaatgaCAATTTCGGATCATGTCGCAATGAATAAGGACCAAGCAGATCTGATAGAAGAGCGTGACCGGAAAAAGCCGTTTTTGTGGTTGCATGTGAATGTCCTTAGAGAGTATCTTGCTGTTGAACTACATAACCCAAACATGTCGTTTCCTTTTGATTTGGAGCGTGCTATAGATGATTGggtgtttatttgtttctttgccGGTAACGATTTTTTGCCTCATTTACCGAGTTTGGATGTTAGAGATAATGGTATTGATACTTTGGTCAATTGTTGGAAGAGGTGTGTCCCAAGGCTTCGCGATTATGTCACAAGTGATGGTAAATTAAACTTGGACAGTGTTGAAGTTTTGATGGCAGATTTGGCGATTAAAGAGGATGAGATTTTTAGAAACAGGTTTAGAATTGAGCAACGGAAAGAAGAGGGCCGCAAGAGACGGAAACTTGCAGAAGAGCAGGATAAGGCATTAAAGAGTGTGTATTTGTCGCAAGTTTccaagggaaaagaaaaagcaccCATGGAAGCCAATGTGAATATGCCTTTGATGGATACAAGCGgaaatgttgttgatggttTTGCTCCGTTGAGCAACAAGGATATTGTTCATAATAGAGATGCAATTACGTTGGCAGGAATGGCTAATCAAGATGCAGCGGCTGcgttgaagaaattgattgactcaaagaaaaagagtatGATTGAACAAGAAAGGAGTAGTGGTGTAGCAGGTGCTCTGGGAGCAAGTGGAGACTCTCCAAGTGAGTCTAGTGAAGCAGTAGCTACTCCTTCTGCGGCAAACACGGACCTGGAAGATACcataaatggaaaagagaCCAAGAAGAGATCTTATCAACAAGACGAAAGCATTGAGGATGAGGATAGGCTTAGGCTTCACGAACCAGGGTACCAAAAAAGGTATTACGAAGTGAAGTTCCATTGCACGAGtgatgaagaaattgaagagaCGAGAAGAAATGTGGTGAGAAGTTATATTGAAGGTATTTCGTGGGTGGCGCTATACTACTATCAAGGTTGTCCATCGTGGAACTGGTTTTATCCATACCATTATGCTCCGTTTGCTGCTGATATGACGAACTTAAGAGACCTTTTCCCTGAAGGTGTTAAATTCGAATTAGGGAAACCTTTCCGTCCATATGAGCAATTGATGTCTGTGCTACCTGCTGCCTCAAAGCACGCCCTTCCCGATGCGTTCCATGGTTTAATGACCGACCCAAAGAGTGAGGTTATTGATTTTTATCCAGAAGATTTTGAAATCGATATgaatggaaagaaaatgagCTGGCAAGGTATACCATTGTTGCCCTTTATTGAAGAGGAACGACTTTTGAAAGCTGTTCAGGCAAAGTACTCTGAGTTGTCGGAATATGAACTAAGCCGAAATGTGAATAAAGAGGCTGAGTTATTCATCTctaatcaaaataaaaattatgCTTTATTCAAAGAAGAGTTTTatgacaaacaaaacacagAGGTtagtttcaagtttgctAGGAGTGGTTTATCGGGAGTTGTTATAAAGTTTAGCGGGTTCCAGCCAAATGGATTTCTCAGATTCCCATTGGATCAAGGTGAAATGCCCGATGTTGATAAAAGAGAATATTTGCAAGCTGAATACCATTTCCCAGCAAAGAGGAAAGGTAAATCAATGTTACTCAATGGCTTTATAGCACCTACACCGGCATTGACTGTGAATGATGTAAATGAAATCTTGTACAAATTGAATTCGCAAGATCTGAGAGGAATGGGCGGTAATTACAGAAACGATTTTAAAGCAGTCAGTGATTATGTCAATCGCGGCCCTGCGGGTAAAGAAGTTTACAAGTCTTATGGCATGAGAATTGGAGGTTATAGGTCCTATTTGCATGCAATTAAAAATGGACAACCAAATATACAAGAAAATCGACCTCATGCGCAAGGATACTCTAATCAAGGTTACTCCAATACTGGTGGATATGGCAATCAAAGATATAgtcagcagcagcagcatcagcatAATTATTCTCAGCCATATGGTCAGAATCAGAGGCAGGGTGGGtataacaacagcaactacaacaacaattataATAGCGGTTACAACAATCATAATAACTATAGTAATCATAATCACAACAACTATAACAGTGGTTACTACAACAGCTATAACAATggttacaacaacaattataataacggttacaacaacaacggcaacaacaacgactaTAACAGTGGTTACAACAATAACCATCACAACAGCTATAGCAATAATAACCATAGTAGTAGGGGAGGTGCCAATTCCAGAGCAAGTTTCTTGCCTCCAAAGCCGCGTTCAAATAACGGACGCAACGGCTATAGGTTTTAG
- the GRX3 gene encoding glutaredoxin: MGVIEIESEEQFTEITQSSDSKLLALYFHTPWAGPCKTMNQVFKTLADSKADDSSIVFLSINADDLSEISELFDVSAVPYFILIRKQTILKELSGADPKEFIAALNQFSGSNDSNSAASATSVATNTNNTASGSAADPAQAEPVEESEEALNERLSKLTSAAPIMLFMKGSPSSPQCGFSRQLVAILREHQVRFGFFDILKDDSVRQGLKKFSDWPTFPQLYINGEFQGGLDIIKENIEEDEQFFEHALNSNE, from the coding sequence ATGGGCGTTATAGAGATTGAAAGTGAAGAACAGTTTACAGAGATTACTCAGTCATCCGACTCAAAGCTTCTTGCTTTGTACTTCCACACCCCCTGGGCTGGTCCTTGTAAGACCATGAACCAAGTATTCAAAACCTTGGCTGACTCCAAAGCAGACGATAGCTCAATAGTATTTCTTTCAATAAATGCAGATGACTTGTCTGAAATCAGCGAGTTGTTTGATGTTAGTGCTGTTCCATATTTCATCTTGATTAGAAAGCAAACAATCTTGAAAGAATTATCCGGCGCAGACCCAAAGGAATTTATCGCAGCATTAAACCAATTTTCTGGATCGAATGATTCCAACTCTGCAGCATCAGCCACCTCAGTCGCAACCAATACAAACAACACAGCTTCAGGTTCAGCAGCAGATCCAGCACAAGCAGAACCCGTGGAGGAATCCGAGGAGGCGCTTAACGAAAGGTTATCAAAACTCACATCGGCAGCTCCTATAATGTTGTTTATGAAAGGATCGCCATCGAGTCCACAATGTGGATTTTCGCGACAGTTGGTGGCAATATTGAGAGAACACCAAGTGAGATTTGGGTTCTTTGATATTTTAAAGGACGATTCAGTTAGGCAAGGATTGAAGAAATTTAGTGACTGGCCAACGTTTCCTCAACTATACATCAATGGAGAATTCCAAGGTGGGTTGGACATCATTAAAGAGAATATAGAAGAGGATGAACAATTTTTCGAGCATGCTTTAAATTCAAATGAATGA